A part of Papaver somniferum cultivar HN1 unplaced genomic scaffold, ASM357369v1 unplaced-scaffold_118, whole genome shotgun sequence genomic DNA contains:
- the LOC113330732 gene encoding 26S proteasome non-ATPase regulatory subunit 4 homolog isoform X1 — MVLEATMICIDNSEWMRNGDYSPTRFQAQAEAVSLLCGAKTQSNPENTVGVLAMAGKGVRVLVTPTTDLGKVLACMHGLEMGGEMNLAAGIQVAQLALKHRQNKNQQQRIIIFPGGPVKYDKKVLESIGKKLKKNSVALDIVDFGEEADEKAEKLEALHAAVNNGNSHIVHVPPESSALCDVLLTTPIFTGDGEGGSAFAASAAAAAAGGAAGYEFGVDPNLDPELALALRASMEEERARQEAAARAAEEKGGGQASSSHDTTMIENTGIMSHGANTGDLMDDDTALLEQALAMSLNDHQSIPSGGISLEDTDMSEATKEDQELALALQMSTQGNAEAPTDQSEINQVLGNQAYVSSILSTLPGVDTNDDTIQDLIASLRSHQEKLNKEYGDKPPNDK; from the exons ATGGTTCTCGAG GCGACAATGATATGTATAGATAATTCAGAATGGATGAGAAACGGTGATTACTCACCCACTCGATTCCAGGCTCAAGCTGAAGCTGTTAGTCTTCTCTGCGGTGCTAAAACTCAG TCTAATCCCGAGAACACAGTGGGGGTTCTGGCGATGGCTGGTAAAGGGGTTCGTGTTTTGGTCACTCCTACAACTGATCTTGGAAAGGTTCTGGCGTGTATGCATG GCTTAGAAATGGGCGGTGAGATGAATCTGGCTGCTGGGATCCAAGTGGCTCAATTGGCTCTTAAACATCGTCAAAACAAAAACCAGCAACAAAGGATTATAATATTTCCAGGAGG TCCGGTGAAATATGACAAGAAAGTCCTGGAGTCGATTGGAAAGAAACTTAAAAAGAATAGTGTAGCTCTTGACATCGTTGATTTTGGGGAAGAAGCTGATGAAAAGGCTGAGAAGCTGGAGGCGCTTCACGCTGCTGTAAACAATGGCAATAGTCACATTGTTCACGTCCCCCCTGAGTCCAGTGCTCTATGTGATGTACTTTTAAC CACACCCATATTTACTGGGGATGGAGAAGGAGGGAGTGCTTTTGCAGCATCTGCCGCAGCAGCAGCGGCAGGTGGTGCTGCTGGCTATGAATTTGGTGTGGATCCCAACTTGGATCCTGAGCTTGCTCTTGCTCTTAGAGCTTCAATGGAGGAAGAGAGGGCAAGACAGGAGGCTGCTGCAAGGGCTGCAGAAGAAAAAGGAGGTGGACAGGCATCAAGTTCACATGATACAACTATGATTGAAAACACTGGCATTATGTCTCATGGAGCTAATACAGGCGATTTGATG GATGATGACACTGCATTGCTAGAGCAAGCACTCGCAATGTCGCTGAACGACCATCAGTCTATTCCATCTGGTGGAATATCGTTGGAAGACACCGACATGTCTGAGGCAACTAAAGAAGATCAAGAGCTGGCACTTG CACTCCAGATGTCCACGCAGGGCAATGCAGAAGCACCTACAGACCAGAGTGAAATAAACCAGGTGCTGGGGAATCAGGCATATGTCTCATCAATCCTTTCTACG CTTCCAGGAGTTGACACCAATGATGACACGATACAAGATTTGATTGCATCTTTACGAAGTCATCAAGAA AAGCTTAATAAGGAATATGGTGATAAACCACCAAATGACAAGTGA
- the LOC113330732 gene encoding 26S proteasome non-ATPase regulatory subunit 4 homolog isoform X3, whose amino-acid sequence MVLEATMICIDNSEWMRNGDYSPTRFQAQAEAVSLLCGAKTQSNPENTVGVLAMAGKGVRVLVTPTTDLGKVLACMHGLEMGGEMNLAAGIQVAQLALKHRQNKNQQQRIIIFPGGPVKYDKKVLESIGKKLKKNSVALDIVDFGEEADEKAEKLEALHAAVNNGNSHIVHVPPESSALCDVLLTTPIFTGDGEGGSAFAASAAAAAAGGAAGYEFGVDPNLDPELALALRASMEEERARQEAAARAAEEKGGGQASSSHDTTMIENTGIMSHGANTGDLMDDDTALLEQALAMSLNDHQSIPSGGISLEDTDMSEATKEDQELALALQMSTQGNAEAPTDQSEINQVLGNQAYVSSILSTLPGVDTNDDTIQDLIASLRSHQELNKEYGDKPPNDK is encoded by the exons ATGGTTCTCGAG GCGACAATGATATGTATAGATAATTCAGAATGGATGAGAAACGGTGATTACTCACCCACTCGATTCCAGGCTCAAGCTGAAGCTGTTAGTCTTCTCTGCGGTGCTAAAACTCAG TCTAATCCCGAGAACACAGTGGGGGTTCTGGCGATGGCTGGTAAAGGGGTTCGTGTTTTGGTCACTCCTACAACTGATCTTGGAAAGGTTCTGGCGTGTATGCATG GCTTAGAAATGGGCGGTGAGATGAATCTGGCTGCTGGGATCCAAGTGGCTCAATTGGCTCTTAAACATCGTCAAAACAAAAACCAGCAACAAAGGATTATAATATTTCCAGGAGG TCCGGTGAAATATGACAAGAAAGTCCTGGAGTCGATTGGAAAGAAACTTAAAAAGAATAGTGTAGCTCTTGACATCGTTGATTTTGGGGAAGAAGCTGATGAAAAGGCTGAGAAGCTGGAGGCGCTTCACGCTGCTGTAAACAATGGCAATAGTCACATTGTTCACGTCCCCCCTGAGTCCAGTGCTCTATGTGATGTACTTTTAAC CACACCCATATTTACTGGGGATGGAGAAGGAGGGAGTGCTTTTGCAGCATCTGCCGCAGCAGCAGCGGCAGGTGGTGCTGCTGGCTATGAATTTGGTGTGGATCCCAACTTGGATCCTGAGCTTGCTCTTGCTCTTAGAGCTTCAATGGAGGAAGAGAGGGCAAGACAGGAGGCTGCTGCAAGGGCTGCAGAAGAAAAAGGAGGTGGACAGGCATCAAGTTCACATGATACAACTATGATTGAAAACACTGGCATTATGTCTCATGGAGCTAATACAGGCGATTTGATG GATGATGACACTGCATTGCTAGAGCAAGCACTCGCAATGTCGCTGAACGACCATCAGTCTATTCCATCTGGTGGAATATCGTTGGAAGACACCGACATGTCTGAGGCAACTAAAGAAGATCAAGAGCTGGCACTTG CACTCCAGATGTCCACGCAGGGCAATGCAGAAGCACCTACAGACCAGAGTGAAATAAACCAGGTGCTGGGGAATCAGGCATATGTCTCATCAATCCTTTCTACG CTTCCAGGAGTTGACACCAATGATGACACGATACAAGATTTGATTGCATCTTTACGAAGTCATCAAGAA CTTAATAAGGAATATGGTGATAAACCACCAAATGACAAGTGA
- the LOC113330732 gene encoding 26S proteasome non-ATPase regulatory subunit 4 homolog isoform X2, translating into MIWQATMICIDNSEWMRNGDYSPTRFQAQAEAVSLLCGAKTQSNPENTVGVLAMAGKGVRVLVTPTTDLGKVLACMHGLEMGGEMNLAAGIQVAQLALKHRQNKNQQQRIIIFPGGPVKYDKKVLESIGKKLKKNSVALDIVDFGEEADEKAEKLEALHAAVNNGNSHIVHVPPESSALCDVLLTTPIFTGDGEGGSAFAASAAAAAAGGAAGYEFGVDPNLDPELALALRASMEEERARQEAAARAAEEKGGGQASSSHDTTMIENTGIMSHGANTGDLMDDDTALLEQALAMSLNDHQSIPSGGISLEDTDMSEATKEDQELALALQMSTQGNAEAPTDQSEINQVLGNQAYVSSILSTLPGVDTNDDTIQDLIASLRSHQEKLNKEYGDKPPNDK; encoded by the exons ATGATTTGGCAGGCGACAATGATATGTATAGATAATTCAGAATGGATGAGAAACGGTGATTACTCACCCACTCGATTCCAGGCTCAAGCTGAAGCTGTTAGTCTTCTCTGCGGTGCTAAAACTCAG TCTAATCCCGAGAACACAGTGGGGGTTCTGGCGATGGCTGGTAAAGGGGTTCGTGTTTTGGTCACTCCTACAACTGATCTTGGAAAGGTTCTGGCGTGTATGCATG GCTTAGAAATGGGCGGTGAGATGAATCTGGCTGCTGGGATCCAAGTGGCTCAATTGGCTCTTAAACATCGTCAAAACAAAAACCAGCAACAAAGGATTATAATATTTCCAGGAGG TCCGGTGAAATATGACAAGAAAGTCCTGGAGTCGATTGGAAAGAAACTTAAAAAGAATAGTGTAGCTCTTGACATCGTTGATTTTGGGGAAGAAGCTGATGAAAAGGCTGAGAAGCTGGAGGCGCTTCACGCTGCTGTAAACAATGGCAATAGTCACATTGTTCACGTCCCCCCTGAGTCCAGTGCTCTATGTGATGTACTTTTAAC CACACCCATATTTACTGGGGATGGAGAAGGAGGGAGTGCTTTTGCAGCATCTGCCGCAGCAGCAGCGGCAGGTGGTGCTGCTGGCTATGAATTTGGTGTGGATCCCAACTTGGATCCTGAGCTTGCTCTTGCTCTTAGAGCTTCAATGGAGGAAGAGAGGGCAAGACAGGAGGCTGCTGCAAGGGCTGCAGAAGAAAAAGGAGGTGGACAGGCATCAAGTTCACATGATACAACTATGATTGAAAACACTGGCATTATGTCTCATGGAGCTAATACAGGCGATTTGATG GATGATGACACTGCATTGCTAGAGCAAGCACTCGCAATGTCGCTGAACGACCATCAGTCTATTCCATCTGGTGGAATATCGTTGGAAGACACCGACATGTCTGAGGCAACTAAAGAAGATCAAGAGCTGGCACTTG CACTCCAGATGTCCACGCAGGGCAATGCAGAAGCACCTACAGACCAGAGTGAAATAAACCAGGTGCTGGGGAATCAGGCATATGTCTCATCAATCCTTTCTACG CTTCCAGGAGTTGACACCAATGATGACACGATACAAGATTTGATTGCATCTTTACGAAGTCATCAAGAA AAGCTTAATAAGGAATATGGTGATAAACCACCAAATGACAAGTGA
- the LOC113330500 gene encoding uncharacterized protein LOC113330500 encodes MRMMISDVVVGNLMSVYLGLIASLKLFGVLSGRSFSGMFVVLVSSAAVLFILLSTLSWDVSRKASAASSSPSSSASSSSAQNYNHQNRGAHKCRGGICWHGTVSVGSTVSQVRFRLPPYHHHQLPPPPLP; translated from the coding sequence atgaggatgatgatatcAGATGTAGTAGTAGGGAATCTAATGAGTGTGTATTTAGGTTTAATAGCTTCTCTTAAGCTTTTTGGTGTATTGAGTGGGCGGAGTTTCTCAGGAATGTTTGTGGTTTTGGTTTCTTCAGCTGCTGTTCTCTTTATCCTCTTATCTACTCTCTCTTGGGATGTTTCTCGCAAAGCTTCTGCTGCTTCAtcgtctccttcttcttcagcatcatcatcatcagctcaAAATTATAATCATCAGAATCGTGGGGCCCATAAGTGTCGAGGAGGGATTTGTTGGCACGGTACTGTTTCTGTTGGATCAACTGTGTCTCAAGTCCGATTTCGTCTTCCgccttaccaccaccaccagttaccaccaccaccactaccttaA